From Polaribacter butkevichii, a single genomic window includes:
- the rpsA gene encoding 30S ribosomal protein S1 has translation MSEETKNTEAQVVAADVQETATPAVDPKQFLADFNWHKYEQGIEAVDEEKLQAFEKALEGTVGFVNERDVIEGTVIRITDRDAIIDINSKSEGVISLNEFRYNQGLAVGDKVEVLVDKREDSSGQLVLSHKKARVIKAWERVNNAHETGEVVNGFVKCRTRGGMIVDVFGIEAFLPGSQIDVKPIRDYDQYVEKTMEFKVVKINHEFKNVVVSHKALIEADIELQKKEIIGQLEKGQVLEGIVKNITSYGVFVDLGGVDGLVHITDLSWSRINHPNEVVELDQKLNVVILDFDDNKSRIQLGLKQLSAHPWEALNNELKVGDKVTGEVVVLADYGAFVEVEQGVEGLIHVSEMSWSTHLRSAQDFVKVGDKVEAQILTLDREDRKMSLGIKQLHPDPWTDITTKYPVGSTHTGTVRNYTNFGVFVELEEGIDGLVYISDLSWTKKVKHPSDFVTVGDKLEVQVLELDVENRKLNLGHKQTQDNPWDAHEATYAIGSKHEGTIKEKNDKGAVVTFADGVEGFAPTRFLEKEDGSKLEKGDKIEFVVLEFSKEYRRVVVSHTSLFKEQEKRNVKVAVKKAAEAEKTTLGDIGGLAALKKKMEEGK, from the coding sequence ATGTCTGAAGAAACAAAAAACACTGAAGCGCAAGTTGTTGCTGCTGATGTACAAGAAACAGCAACTCCTGCTGTAGATCCAAAACAATTTTTAGCTGATTTTAACTGGCACAAGTACGAACAAGGTATTGAAGCAGTTGATGAAGAAAAATTACAAGCATTTGAAAAAGCGTTAGAAGGAACTGTAGGTTTTGTAAACGAACGTGACGTAATTGAAGGAACTGTAATCAGAATTACTGATAGAGATGCAATCATCGATATCAACTCTAAATCTGAAGGAGTTATTTCTTTAAACGAATTTCGTTACAACCAAGGTTTAGCTGTTGGAGATAAAGTAGAAGTATTAGTTGATAAAAGAGAAGATTCTTCTGGTCAATTAGTATTATCTCACAAAAAAGCAAGAGTTATTAAAGCATGGGAACGTGTTAACAATGCTCATGAAACTGGTGAAGTAGTTAACGGTTTTGTTAAATGTAGAACTAGAGGTGGTATGATTGTAGATGTTTTCGGAATCGAAGCATTTTTACCAGGATCTCAAATTGACGTTAAGCCAATTAGAGATTACGATCAATATGTAGAGAAAACTATGGAATTCAAAGTTGTGAAAATCAACCACGAATTTAAAAACGTTGTTGTATCTCATAAAGCTCTTATTGAAGCTGATATTGAATTACAGAAAAAAGAAATTATTGGTCAATTAGAAAAAGGACAAGTATTAGAAGGTATTGTTAAAAACATTACTTCTTATGGTGTCTTTGTTGATTTAGGTGGTGTAGACGGATTAGTACATATTACTGATTTATCTTGGTCTAGAATCAATCATCCAAATGAGGTTGTAGAATTAGATCAAAAATTAAACGTTGTAATTTTAGACTTTGATGATAACAAATCTAGAATTCAATTAGGATTAAAACAATTATCTGCTCATCCTTGGGAAGCTTTAAACAACGAATTAAAAGTTGGTGATAAAGTAACTGGTGAAGTTGTTGTTTTAGCTGATTATGGTGCGTTTGTAGAAGTAGAACAAGGAGTAGAAGGGTTAATTCACGTTTCTGAAATGTCTTGGTCAACTCACTTACGTTCTGCACAAGATTTCGTGAAAGTTGGAGATAAAGTTGAAGCTCAAATTTTAACTTTAGATCGTGAAGACCGTAAAATGTCTTTAGGGATCAAACAATTACACCCAGATCCTTGGACAGATATTACTACTAAATACCCAGTTGGTTCAACGCACACAGGTACTGTAAGAAATTACACAAACTTTGGTGTTTTTGTTGAGTTAGAAGAAGGTATTGATGGTTTAGTTTATATCTCAGACTTATCTTGGACTAAGAAAGTGAAACATCCATCTGATTTTGTAACTGTTGGTGATAAACTAGAAGTACAAGTATTAGAATTAGATGTAGAGAACAGAAAGTTAAACTTAGGTCATAAGCAAACACAAGATAACCCTTGGGATGCTCATGAAGCTACGTATGCAATCGGTTCTAAACATGAAGGAACAATCAAAGAAAAGAATGATAAAGGAGCAGTTGTAACTTTTGCTGATGGAGTAGAAGGATTTGCACCTACAAGATTCTTAGAAAAAGAAGATGGTTCTAAATTAGAAAAAGGAGACAAAATCGAATTTGTAGTTTTAGAATTCTCTAAAGAATACAGAAGAGTTGTTGTTTCTCATACATCTTTATTTAAAGAGCAAGAGAAAAGAAATGTAAAAGTTGCCGTTAAGAAAGCAGCAGAAGCAGAAAAAACTACCTTAGGAGATATTGGTGGTCTTGCAGCATTAAAGAAAAAAATGGAAGAAGGTAAATAA
- the glmM gene encoding phosphoglucosamine mutase, translating to MTLIKSISGIRGTIGGKTADNLTPIDAVKFASAYGAFIKARNANKKNIKVVVGRDARISGKMISSLVANTLVGLGIDVIDLGLSTTPTVEVAVPLENADGGIILTASHNPKQWNALKLLNEKGEFLNGEEGEQILALAESEDFSFAEVDDLGSYKKNKKYLKKHIKEVLKLDLVDVKAIKKAKFKVVVDGVNSTGGIFIPALLKELGVKCIELYCTPNGEFPHNPEPLKEHLTDISELVVKKKADFGIVVDPDVDRLALISEDGSMFGEEYTLVACADYVLGKLGGGNTVSNLSSSRALRDVTEKHGGTYTASAVGEVNVVIKMKETNTVIGGEGNGGIIYPASHYGRDSLVGVALFLSHLANKKMSCKELRDSYPSYFMSKNKIQLTPEIDVDKILETMASTYSNEDVNTIDGVKIDFAEEWIHLRKSNTEPIIRIYTEAKSQQAADDLAVRFINEIKEIIA from the coding sequence ATGACATTAATAAAATCAATTTCAGGAATTAGAGGAACAATTGGTGGTAAAACTGCCGATAACTTAACACCAATAGACGCTGTAAAATTTGCATCTGCTTACGGAGCATTTATTAAAGCAAGAAACGCTAACAAAAAAAATATAAAAGTAGTAGTTGGTAGAGATGCTCGTATTTCTGGTAAAATGATATCTAGTTTAGTAGCAAATACTTTGGTAGGTTTAGGTATCGATGTAATCGATTTAGGATTATCTACAACCCCAACCGTAGAAGTGGCAGTACCTTTAGAAAATGCAGATGGAGGAATTATTTTAACAGCATCTCACAATCCTAAACAATGGAATGCTTTAAAATTATTAAATGAAAAAGGAGAGTTTTTAAACGGAGAAGAAGGAGAACAAATTTTAGCTTTAGCAGAAAGTGAAGATTTTTCATTTGCAGAAGTAGATGATTTAGGTTCTTATAAAAAGAATAAAAAATACTTAAAAAAGCATATTAAAGAAGTTTTAAAGCTAGATTTAGTGGATGTAAAAGCCATTAAAAAAGCAAAATTTAAAGTAGTTGTAGATGGTGTAAACTCTACAGGTGGAATTTTTATTCCTGCTTTATTAAAAGAATTAGGTGTAAAATGTATCGAATTATATTGTACACCAAACGGTGAGTTTCCTCACAACCCAGAGCCTTTAAAAGAACATTTAACTGATATTTCAGAACTAGTAGTAAAAAAGAAAGCAGATTTTGGAATTGTAGTAGATCCAGATGTAGATCGTTTGGCTTTAATTTCTGAAGATGGTTCTATGTTTGGAGAAGAATATACATTAGTTGCTTGTGCAGATTATGTTTTAGGGAAATTAGGTGGTGGAAATACTGTTTCTAATTTATCATCTTCTAGAGCCTTAAGAGATGTTACAGAAAAACATGGCGGAACGTATACTGCATCTGCAGTAGGTGAAGTAAATGTGGTGATCAAAATGAAAGAAACCAATACTGTAATTGGTGGAGAAGGAAATGGAGGAATCATTTATCCTGCATCTCATTATGGTAGAGATTCTCTAGTAGGTGTTGCTTTATTTTTATCACACTTAGCTAATAAAAAAATGTCTTGTAAAGAATTAAGAGATTCGTATCCAAGTTATTTTATGAGTAAAAATAAAATTCAGTTAACACCAGAAATAGATGTTGACAAGATTTTAGAAACCATGGCTTCTACTTATTCTAATGAAGATGTAAATACAATAGATGGTGTAAAAATTGACTTTGCAGAAGAATGGATTCATTTAAGAAAATCGAATACAGAGCCAATTATTAGAATTTATACAGAAGCTAAATCGCAACAAGCAGCAGACGATTTAGCAGTAAGATTTATCAACGAAATTAAAGAAATAATAGCGTAA
- a CDS encoding lysophospholipid acyltransferase family protein, whose protein sequence is MQFIIFTLIYPFIWLFSKLPMRVLYFISDGLFLLNYYIIGYRKKVVLENLRLAFPEKSDEEITKISKGFFKHLTDFLVETMKSFTISEKEISKRMKYKNISLLKKLSENGKSIALVGIHQGNWEWLTGLPLKIKDPAFFAAYTKVENKHFEKVVKMSRSKFGGTLYRSTDTIRQIHRNFVNKKQGIYILLSDQSPQMSKAHYWAPFMGIKVPVHTGAEALSKRYDMSFVYWTSRRVKRGHYEVEFELVTETPKDYKDYELTDKFLEITERNIRNQPEVYLWSHKRFKHRNKVPKEFL, encoded by the coding sequence ATGCAATTTATCATTTTTACACTTATATATCCTTTTATTTGGTTATTTTCTAAACTACCAATGAGGGTTTTGTATTTTATTTCTGATGGCTTATTTTTACTAAACTATTACATTATTGGCTATCGAAAAAAAGTAGTTTTAGAAAACTTAAGATTGGCTTTTCCTGAAAAAAGTGACGAAGAAATAACTAAAATTAGCAAAGGTTTTTTTAAACATTTAACTGATTTTTTAGTAGAAACAATGAAATCTTTTACCATTTCTGAAAAAGAAATTTCTAAGAGAATGAAATACAAAAACATTTCTCTACTAAAAAAACTTTCTGAAAATGGAAAAAGTATTGCTTTGGTAGGGATACATCAAGGAAATTGGGAATGGCTAACAGGCTTACCTCTAAAAATTAAAGATCCTGCATTTTTTGCTGCGTATACCAAAGTAGAAAATAAGCATTTTGAAAAAGTGGTTAAAATGTCGCGTTCTAAATTTGGAGGAACCTTGTACAGATCTACAGATACCATAAGACAAATTCACAGAAATTTTGTCAATAAAAAACAAGGAATTTATATTCTATTAAGTGATCAATCTCCACAGATGAGTAAGGCTCATTATTGGGCGCCGTTTATGGGGATTAAAGTTCCTGTACATACTGGTGCAGAAGCGCTTTCTAAAAGGTATGATATGAGTTTTGTTTATTGGACCTCTAGAAGAGTAAAAAGAGGGCATTATGAGGTAGAATTTGAATTGGTTACAGAAACACCAAAAGATTACAAAGACTACGAACTTACTGATAAATTTTTAGAAATAACAGAAAGAAATATTAGAAACCAACCTGAAGTATATTTATGGTCTCACAAACGTTTTAAACATAGAAATAAAGTACCAAAAGAGTTTTTATAA
- a CDS encoding rhomboid family intramembrane serine protease codes for MMNNINQAVLILIIANVLVSMKGFKDYSFLDKYKFQVGKVLAGEKLRTITSGFLHVDWMHLGFNMYALYLFGDIVAGFLGMTYFLIIYFGSLLAGSLYSLYYHKKEPYYSAVGASGAVSGIVYASILLYPAMELYLFFIPIPIPGYIFGVGYLLYSIYGMKKQVGNVGHSAHLGGAIGGFVVTLLLHPSLFITNKLLVISLGIPIILLLLFGDKLKNL; via the coding sequence ATGATGAACAATATAAATCAAGCAGTTTTAATTCTTATAATAGCCAATGTTTTGGTTTCTATGAAAGGGTTTAAAGATTATTCTTTTTTAGATAAATATAAGTTTCAAGTAGGTAAAGTTTTAGCTGGTGAAAAATTAAGAACAATAACCTCTGGTTTTTTGCATGTAGATTGGATGCACCTAGGTTTTAATATGTATGCATTATATCTTTTTGGAGATATTGTTGCAGGTTTTTTAGGTATGACTTATTTTTTAATTATCTATTTTGGTAGTTTATTAGCAGGGAGTCTATATTCATTATATTATCATAAAAAGGAACCTTATTATAGTGCCGTTGGTGCTTCTGGAGCCGTTTCTGGTATTGTGTATGCATCGATACTTTTATATCCAGCAATGGAGTTGTATTTGTTTTTTATTCCGATACCAATTCCGGGTTATATTTTTGGTGTAGGCTATCTTTTATACTCTATTTACGGGATGAAAAAGCAAGTTGGTAATGTGGGGCATTCGGCACATTTAGGTGGCGCAATTGGTGGATTTGTGGTAACACTTTTATTGCATCCCTCTTTATTTATTACAAATAAACTTTTGGTAATATCTTTAGGAATACCAATTATACTGTTGTTACTTTTTGGAGACAAACTAAAAAATTTATAA
- a CDS encoding microtubule-binding protein, protein MSDDFDLLETSANKKTEKVDVNWGKAIDTMKSKLAQEDDPESRQKILNATLDDVVHMAEKDRTTLLDAIKDLTDYQDEVGIMFEKFSALNSDEQKVIDDAQKALERARIELEDAQNKADTWWNNLWGRKSKIKKEEAEFAAAEKVRAGADNKAKALFQQRIESADIQTLLSELSYKSQAAVTRLKNREVEIKEVEEKLKEAIVEASKNHTKALAKKKEVEAQLEEQYALLKQSRQELEEIVDKQSTAYSEAIGKMTAIEQKVEELEGLKNAYTTLAASKDSFVHKHNLTIKVLTSLRSNLQTHRAKLKSDTEERLKYYDGYVVALKARTDQEFAAILEHLGVKTDEHIGETLASMHSASARARQEMMDNIPVHEKVMTGVYSSYAEALHEIREKDVDIQKNFADRYGIDMKEIFEDYYKADATAPKGTDAPAAKPKTDTSNDDLLS, encoded by the coding sequence ATGTCTGATGATTTTGATTTACTAGAAACTAGTGCAAACAAAAAAACTGAAAAAGTAGATGTAAACTGGGGGAAAGCGATTGACACCATGAAATCTAAATTGGCACAAGAAGACGACCCCGAATCGCGTCAAAAAATTTTAAACGCAACCTTAGATGATGTTGTGCACATGGCAGAAAAAGACAGAACCACGCTTTTAGATGCTATTAAAGACTTAACAGATTACCAAGACGAAGTTGGTATTATGTTCGAAAAATTTTCAGCTTTAAATTCAGACGAACAAAAAGTTATAGACGATGCTCAAAAAGCATTAGAAAGAGCAAGAATAGAATTAGAAGATGCCCAAAATAAAGCAGACACTTGGTGGAACAATTTATGGGGAAGAAAATCTAAAATTAAAAAAGAAGAAGCAGAGTTTGCAGCCGCAGAAAAAGTACGTGCAGGTGCAGATAATAAAGCAAAAGCACTGTTTCAGCAACGTATAGAAAGTGCCGATATTCAAACGCTATTAAGTGAGCTTTCCTACAAATCTCAAGCAGCAGTTACGCGTTTAAAAAATAGAGAGGTAGAAATAAAAGAAGTAGAAGAAAAGTTAAAAGAAGCCATTGTAGAGGCTTCTAAAAATCATACAAAGGCTTTAGCAAAAAAGAAAGAAGTAGAAGCGCAATTAGAAGAGCAGTATGCTTTATTAAAACAATCTCGACAAGAATTAGAAGAAATTGTAGACAAACAATCTACTGCTTATTCAGAAGCAATTGGTAAAATGACTGCTATTGAGCAAAAAGTAGAAGAGTTAGAAGGTCTTAAAAACGCCTACACAACCTTAGCTGCCAGTAAAGATAGTTTTGTGCATAAACACAATTTAACCATTAAAGTATTAACTTCTTTGCGTTCTAATTTACAAACGCATAGAGCAAAATTAAAGTCGGATACTGAAGAAAGATTAAAGTATTATGATGGTTATGTGGTGGCGTTAAAAGCAAGAACAGATCAAGAATTTGCGGCCATTTTAGAGCATTTAGGTGTAAAAACAGATGAGCATATCGGAGAAACTTTAGCATCTATGCATTCTGCAAGTGCTAGAGCACGTCAAGAAATGATGGATAATATTCCGGTTCACGAAAAAGTGATGACCGGTGTTTATAGCTCTTACGCAGAGGCTTTGCACGAAATTAGAGAGAAAGATGTAGATATTCAAAAGAATTTTGCAGACCGTTACGGAATAGACATGAAAGAGATTTTCGAAGACTATTACAAAGCAGATGCAACTGCACCAAAAGGAACGGATGCTCCTGCAGCAAAACCAAAAACAGATACTTCTAATGACGATTTGTTAAGTTAA
- a CDS encoding ribbon-helix-helix domain-containing protein, with the protein MATFTSSLPDSLLEKLSVLAKELKLPKNRLIENALELYLDQVEKASYIQSYKQAASDPDILLIAEEGMQEYFTELNDADSN; encoded by the coding sequence ATGGCAACATTCACATCTTCTTTACCGGATAGTCTTTTAGAAAAATTATCTGTATTGGCAAAAGAGTTAAAACTTCCTAAAAATAGGTTAATAGAAAATGCTTTAGAATTGTATTTAGACCAAGTAGAAAAAGCGAGTTATATTCAGTCTTATAAGCAGGCTGCTTCGGACCCAGATATTTTATTGATTGCAGAAGAAGGCATGCAAGAATATTTTACAGAACTTAACGATGCAGATTCTAATTAA
- a CDS encoding type II toxin-antitoxin system PemK/MazF family toxin: MKQGEIWELYLNPTKGSEQSGRRPAVIISGNMVNKHLQVVIVCPLTTSIKNYKGNLIINPNEINGLEKTSEVLTFHVRSVSKTRLDKKIGKIPLKDIEVIKKTLNDILKF, encoded by the coding sequence ATGAAACAAGGCGAAATTTGGGAACTGTATTTAAATCCTACAAAAGGTAGTGAACAAAGCGGTAGAAGACCAGCAGTTATTATAAGTGGTAATATGGTAAATAAACATTTACAGGTTGTAATTGTTTGTCCATTAACCACAAGTATAAAAAATTATAAAGGAAATTTAATTATCAACCCAAATGAAATAAACGGATTAGAAAAGACTTCAGAAGTGTTGACTTTTCATGTTCGTTCTGTTTCTAAAACAAGGTTGGATAAAAAAATAGGTAAAATTCCTTTAAAAGATATTGAAGTAATTAAAAAAACTTTAAACGATATTCTTAAATTTTAA
- a CDS encoding four helix bundle protein, whose amino-acid sequence MSFKTLLAYKKGFALAMEIFHLSKTFPKSELFSLTSQIVRSSRSVCSNISEGYRKRQYEKHFKSKISDADSENSETQLWLDFALACDYISEEKKIVLQNKSEEVGKLLNYMMNNSDKFR is encoded by the coding sequence ATGAGTTTTAAAACGTTATTAGCTTATAAAAAAGGATTTGCTTTGGCTATGGAAATTTTTCATTTGTCAAAGACGTTTCCAAAGTCTGAATTGTTTAGTTTGACTTCACAAATTGTTCGTTCAAGTAGGTCTGTTTGTTCTAATATTTCTGAAGGATATAGAAAAAGACAATATGAAAAGCATTTTAAAAGTAAAATATCAGATGCTGATAGTGAAAATTCAGAAACTCAGTTATGGTTAGATTTTGCACTAGCATGTGATTATATTTCAGAAGAAAAGAAAATTGTATTACAAAATAAAAGTGAAGAAGTAGGTAAACTTCTAAATTATATGATGAATAACTCTGATAAATTTAGATAA
- a CDS encoding AAA family ATPase: protein MNHNSTFPIKQNELDMLRDEASGYLKSIQWEQSNRAKNKDKDAKDASILLYLSRANNGSNVEVTSVSKTILALKKRLLPDSIAIPVYLNQTLYAVQEGLTLGIWIKDNYYDSSGLSSLHERKSALDTQGKREFESKMQTATAFQLFAISYKILHDLKPHASDDLSVMKQKFAGIPEVSLLSPLKGIACTLFYFDKYLGHPDIVKSDKDVIDFTMVYFEALIDEIQLRKSSLEYTETIVDRTYKLENSDFAVSGWENAFSGTAKSIEFNKIQFEQIVGNKDAKHFARRLTERMLSYDFEAKKNPFQELGGFMPVFMGYGIPGTGKSMLIAAIATRLKEHADHLDIPFLFHPMPDTLISTFQGGSAEKMVEWMKPMQDPTKLIFAPIDDAENNLQERTTQGVSAGVKEVIGVFLRYTEGAYAVNYGNSSIGLFTNLPEMLDKAVISRVQGRFKIDGARTEHDFLDQDYIWWKKFEKTMPDFVNMQTPSNYEFLKDQGLAKSMGEILSSVEKPSEERVLEAYDRAEKNHRSNEHLFFAILYKEIQKIFPFFSSRDVRNIQSAISLRLTDFDLEQDWFENPETYFKKDYQTKFNMLQELMKSNMKGLNFSEVRRQEVVRYLDNVATIADTDFKRKVDARVNQMNIDLEARKTFDNE, encoded by the coding sequence ATGAATCATAACTCAACTTTTCCTATAAAACAGAATGAACTAGATATGCTCAGAGATGAAGCTTCTGGTTATTTAAAAAGTATTCAGTGGGAGCAAAGTAATAGAGCAAAGAATAAAGATAAAGATGCAAAAGACGCATCAATTTTATTGTATTTATCGAGAGCTAATAATGGAAGCAATGTAGAAGTTACCTCTGTATCTAAAACTATTTTAGCTTTAAAAAAGAGATTATTGCCAGATTCTATTGCAATTCCTGTCTATTTGAATCAGACCTTATACGCCGTTCAAGAAGGATTGACTTTAGGAATTTGGATTAAAGACAATTATTATGATTCTTCGGGATTGTCTAGTTTACATGAGCGAAAATCGGCATTAGATACCCAAGGAAAACGAGAGTTTGAAAGCAAAATGCAAACCGCAACCGCTTTTCAATTATTTGCAATTTCGTATAAAATTTTACACGATTTAAAACCACATGCTTCAGACGATTTATCTGTAATGAAGCAAAAGTTTGCAGGCATTCCAGAAGTCTCTCTTTTATCACCTTTAAAAGGAATTGCCTGTACTTTATTTTATTTTGATAAATATTTAGGACATCCAGATATAGTAAAGTCAGACAAAGATGTTATTGATTTTACTATGGTTTATTTTGAAGCTTTAATTGATGAAATTCAATTACGTAAAAGCAGTTTAGAATATACAGAAACCATAGTTGATAGAACCTATAAATTAGAAAATTCTGATTTTGCAGTATCAGGTTGGGAAAATGCATTTTCAGGAACCGCAAAAAGTATTGAGTTTAATAAAATTCAGTTCGAGCAAATTGTTGGTAATAAAGACGCCAAACATTTTGCACGTAGATTAACAGAAAGAATGTTGAGTTACGATTTTGAGGCAAAGAAAAATCCGTTTCAAGAATTGGGTGGTTTTATGCCAGTTTTTATGGGATACGGAATTCCAGGAACAGGAAAATCGATGTTAATTGCAGCGATTGCTACACGGCTGAAAGAGCACGCAGATCATTTAGACATTCCGTTTTTATTTCATCCAATGCCAGATACGTTGATTTCTACTTTTCAAGGAGGTTCTGCAGAAAAAATGGTAGAATGGATGAAACCCATGCAAGACCCAACAAAATTAATTTTTGCACCTATAGATGATGCAGAAAACAACTTGCAAGAAAGAACTACACAAGGCGTTTCTGCCGGAGTTAAAGAAGTTATTGGAGTTTTCTTAAGATACACAGAAGGCGCTTATGCGGTAAATTATGGAAATTCTTCTATCGGTTTATTTACCAATTTGCCAGAAATGCTAGACAAAGCGGTTATTTCTCGTGTACAAGGAAGGTTTAAAATTGATGGAGCAAGAACAGAACACGATTTTTTAGATCAGGATTATATTTGGTGGAAAAAGTTTGAAAAAACCATGCCCGACTTTGTAAACATGCAAACCCCGTCTAATTATGAGTTTTTAAAAGATCAAGGATTGGCGAAAAGTATGGGAGAAATTTTGAGTTCTGTAGAAAAACCGTCCGAAGAAAGAGTTTTAGAAGCATATGATAGAGCAGAGAAAAACCATAGATCTAATGAGCATTTATTCTTTGCGATTTTATATAAAGAAATTCAGAAAATATTTCCATTCTTTTCATCAAGAGATGTGCGTAATATTCAGTCTGCAATATCGTTGCGATTAACAGATTTCGATTTAGAACAAGATTGGTTCGAAAATCCTGAAACGTATTTCAAAAAAGACTATCAAACAAAGTTTAACATGTTGCAAGAATTAATGAAAAGCAATATGAAAGGTTTAAACTTCTCTGAGGTTAGAAGACAAGAAGTGGTGCGTTACTTAGATAATGTTGCTACCATTGCAGACACAGATTTTAAGAGAAAAGTAGATGCAAGAGTCAACCAAATGAATATTGATTTAGAAGCTAGAAAAACATTTGATAATGAGTAA
- a CDS encoding NUDIX domain-containing protein — protein MSNKRIKDIEKTLLSNNYYTLNKFNFKYLMSNGSWVHQMREVYERGHGAGILLYNTTKKTVVLIKQFRLPTFLHDNKDGFIIEIPAGLLDADNPEQCIIRETEEEVGIRLKSVKKIYEGYSSPGVLTEKMHFFIGEYTDDMKVSEGGGLESETEDIEILEIPFTEAVRMLNEGEIVDTRTIVLLQYAIIHKLVE, from the coding sequence ATGAGTAACAAGCGAATAAAAGATATCGAAAAGACATTACTGTCCAACAATTATTACACGTTAAATAAATTCAATTTTAAATATCTAATGTCTAACGGAAGTTGGGTACATCAAATGAGAGAAGTGTATGAACGTGGACATGGAGCTGGTATTTTGTTATACAATACCACAAAAAAAACAGTGGTTTTAATCAAACAATTTAGATTGCCTACTTTTTTACATGATAATAAAGACGGTTTTATAATTGAAATTCCTGCAGGTTTATTAGATGCAGATAATCCGGAGCAATGCATCATTAGAGAAACTGAAGAAGAAGTTGGAATTCGTTTAAAATCGGTAAAAAAGATTTACGAAGGATATTCATCACCAGGAGTTTTAACAGAAAAAATGCACTTTTTTATTGGCGAATATACAGACGATATGAAAGTGAGTGAAGGTGGCGGTTTAGAAAGTGAAACAGAAGATATTGAAATTTTAGAAATTCCGTTTACAGAAGCAGTAAGAATGTTAAATGAAGGAGAAATTGTAGATACAAGAACTATTGTATTATTGCAATATGCTATTATTCATAAATTAGTAGAATAA